A genome region from Paludibacterium sp. B53371 includes the following:
- a CDS encoding DegT/DnrJ/EryC1/StrS aminotransferase family protein has product MSINFIDLKAQYQHLKPQIDARIQAVLDHGQYIMGPEVAELEQQLASFVGVKHAIGVSDGTTALQVALMALGVGPGDEVITTPFTFIATGEMIALLGGKPVFVDIDPATYNLDPALLEAAITPRTKAIIPVSLYGQCADFDAINAVAARHGLAVIEDGAQSFGARYKDRRSCGATTIATTSFFPSKPLGCYGDGGACFTNDDELARKMKQIRVHGQDRRYHHPVIGINGRLDTLQAAVLLAKLPSFEQELTARKRIGARYSQLLQDVVRVQQMAEGCDCVYAQYTIEVDRREAVQAALKEAGIPTAVHYPVPLNLQPAFAHLNQPAGSFPHAEAASQRVMSLPMHPFLDEATQDAIVEAVKRAIG; this is encoded by the coding sequence ATGAGCATCAACTTCATTGATCTGAAAGCACAGTATCAGCATCTGAAACCGCAAATTGACGCCCGCATTCAGGCGGTGCTGGATCACGGTCAGTACATTATGGGGCCGGAGGTGGCGGAGCTGGAGCAGCAGCTGGCGAGTTTTGTCGGGGTCAAGCACGCGATTGGTGTTTCGGATGGCACGACGGCGCTGCAGGTGGCGCTGATGGCGCTGGGGGTCGGCCCGGGTGACGAGGTGATTACCACGCCGTTCACTTTTATTGCGACCGGCGAGATGATTGCCCTGCTGGGCGGCAAGCCGGTGTTTGTCGATATTGATCCGGCGACCTATAACCTGGATCCGGCGCTGCTGGAAGCGGCGATCACGCCGCGGACCAAGGCGATTATTCCGGTCAGTCTGTATGGTCAGTGTGCCGATTTTGATGCCATCAATGCGGTGGCGGCGCGTCATGGTCTGGCGGTGATCGAGGATGGTGCGCAGAGTTTTGGTGCCCGTTACAAGGATCGTCGTTCCTGCGGCGCGACGACGATTGCCACCACCAGCTTTTTCCCGTCGAAGCCGCTGGGTTGTTATGGCGATGGCGGTGCCTGCTTTACCAATGATGACGAGCTGGCGCGCAAGATGAAGCAGATCCGTGTGCATGGTCAGGATCGTCGTTATCATCATCCGGTGATCGGGATTAACGGTCGTCTGGATACGCTGCAGGCGGCGGTTTTGCTGGCCAAGTTGCCGTCTTTCGAGCAGGAGCTGACGGCGCGCAAGCGTATTGGCGCCCGCTATAGTCAGTTGCTGCAGGATGTGGTGCGGGTTCAGCAGATGGCCGAGGGCTGCGATTGTGTGTATGCCCAGTACACCATTGAGGTGGATCGGCGCGAGGCGGTGCAAGCGGCGCTGAAGGAGGCGGGTATTCCGACGGCGGTGCATTATCCGGTGCCGCTGAATTTGCAGCCGGCTTTTGCGCATCTGAATCAGCCGGCCGGCAGTTTCCCGCATGCTGAGGCGGCTTCGCAGCGCGTGATGAGTCTGCCGATGCATCCGTTCCTGGATGAGGCCACGCAGGATGCGATTGTCGAGGCCGTGAAGCGTGCCATCGGCTAA
- a CDS encoding Gfo/Idh/MocA family protein gives MQTVQHPAITDRKIRFALVGCGRIAANHFGSLEKHADRAELVDVCDINPEALQAAVERTGARGHSSLSAMLAVSNADIVILTTPSGLHPQQAIECAEAGFHVMTEKPMATRWQDGLEMVKACDHAGKRLFVVKQNRRNATLQLLKRAMQEGRFGRLYMVNVNVFWTRPQAYYDSAAWRGTWEFDGGAFMNQASHYVDLLDWLVGPVESVQAYTATLERNIEVEDTGVVSLKWRSGALGSMNVTMLTYPKNLEGSITILGEKGSIRVGGVAVNEIQHWEFAEPHPMDEEIKNASYATTSVYGFGHPMYYDNVLNVMQGTAEPETDGREGLKSLELLIAMYLSARDGRRVSLPLDY, from the coding sequence ATGCAAACTGTTCAACATCCCGCTATTACTGACCGCAAGATCCGCTTCGCGCTGGTCGGTTGTGGCCGCATTGCCGCCAATCATTTCGGTTCGCTGGAAAAGCATGCCGACCGCGCCGAGTTGGTGGATGTGTGTGATATCAATCCTGAGGCACTGCAAGCGGCGGTGGAGCGTACCGGCGCCCGCGGTCACAGCAGTCTGAGCGCCATGCTGGCGGTCAGCAATGCCGATATCGTGATTCTGACGACGCCCTCTGGTCTGCATCCGCAGCAGGCGATTGAGTGTGCCGAAGCCGGTTTCCATGTGATGACCGAGAAGCCGATGGCGACGCGCTGGCAGGATGGTCTGGAAATGGTCAAGGCCTGCGACCACGCCGGCAAGCGTCTGTTCGTGGTGAAGCAGAACCGCCGCAATGCCACGCTGCAGTTGCTCAAGCGTGCCATGCAGGAAGGCCGTTTCGGTCGTCTGTACATGGTGAACGTCAATGTGTTCTGGACGCGTCCGCAGGCGTATTACGATTCGGCTGCCTGGCGTGGTACCTGGGAATTCGATGGCGGGGCGTTCATGAATCAGGCCAGTCACTATGTGGATTTGCTGGACTGGCTGGTGGGCCCGGTGGAGAGCGTGCAGGCCTATACGGCGACGCTGGAGCGCAATATTGAAGTGGAAGACACGGGTGTGGTCAGCCTGAAGTGGCGTTCGGGTGCGCTGGGCAGCATGAATGTGACCATGCTGACTTATCCGAAGAATCTGGAAGGTTCGATCACGATTCTGGGTGAGAAGGGTTCGATCCGTGTGGGCGGTGTGGCGGTGAACGAGATTCAGCATTGGGAGTTTGCCGAGCCGCATCCGATGGATGAGGAGATCAAGAACGCCAGTTATGCGACGACCAGTGTCTATGGTTTCGGCCACCCGATGTATTACGACAATGTGTTGAATGTGATGCAGGGCACGGCGGAGCCGGAGACGGATGGTCGCGAGGGGCTGAAGTCGCTGGAGCTGCTGATCGCCATGTATTTGTCGGCGCGTGATGGCCGTCGTGTCAGCCTGCCGCTGGACTACTGA
- a CDS encoding DUF1737 domain-containing protein → MNLYRVLTGPDDATFCLRVTEALNAGWLLHGPPALTFNGERVIVAQAITKQVDGEWTPEIKLSEM, encoded by the coding sequence ATGAATCTTTATCGGGTGCTGACCGGACCGGATGATGCCACGTTTTGTCTGCGGGTGACGGAGGCGCTGAATGCTGGCTGGTTATTGCATGGCCCGCCGGCGCTGACGTTTAACGGTGAGCGGGTGATTGTCGCCCAGGCCATTACCAAGCAAGTGGACGGCGAGTGGACGCCGGAGATCAAATTAAGCGAGATGTGA
- a CDS encoding glycosyltransferase family 4 protein — translation MTEPVLSRLLVVGSASVHTWRYLAGIAPYVGEVWLASNREAPEQYRPANLAGYQKIDFRLSSLVASGRLRGWIKAIRPELVHVHQANSVAWHASRAMRGLRIPQVLTAWGSDILLLPESNALFGRMVRSNLQAADVITSDSLYMAARIRELAGEGCRIELLNYGMDALPLSPDLALKEKRVLSCRLHKPLYRIDAILHAWAAIEASGQCADWHLTVAASGDQTPELKRLADSLGLKRIDFPGFIPGHELAELYRKSRVFVSVPRSDATSISLLEAMGHGCLPVLSNLPANGEWIIDGLNGRIAEDMRCLSDSLLAAMQEASDDQRLQFIADINRQLVAQKALHADNMRRFAALYARTLKDGPRPLKKKQ, via the coding sequence GTGACTGAGCCGGTTCTGTCGCGGTTGTTGGTGGTCGGTTCGGCGTCGGTGCATACCTGGCGCTATCTGGCCGGGATTGCGCCTTATGTGGGCGAGGTCTGGCTGGCCAGTAATCGCGAGGCGCCGGAGCAGTATCGTCCGGCCAATCTGGCCGGTTACCAGAAAATCGATTTTCGTCTTTCTTCGCTGGTGGCTTCGGGGCGACTGCGCGGCTGGATCAAGGCGATCCGTCCTGAGCTGGTGCATGTGCATCAGGCCAATAGTGTGGCCTGGCACGCCAGCCGGGCGATGCGTGGCCTGCGCATTCCGCAGGTGCTGACGGCCTGGGGCTCGGACATTCTGTTGCTGCCGGAGTCGAATGCGCTGTTCGGGCGCATGGTGCGCAGCAATTTGCAGGCTGCCGACGTGATTACCTCGGATTCGCTGTATATGGCGGCCCGGATTCGCGAGCTGGCCGGTGAGGGGTGTCGCATCGAGTTGCTGAATTACGGCATGGATGCACTGCCGCTGTCGCCGGATCTGGCGCTCAAGGAAAAGCGGGTGTTGTCCTGCCGGCTGCACAAGCCTTTGTACCGTATCGACGCGATTTTGCATGCCTGGGCCGCGATCGAGGCCAGTGGGCAGTGTGCTGACTGGCATCTGACGGTGGCGGCCAGCGGTGATCAGACGCCGGAGCTGAAGCGGCTGGCGGACTCGCTGGGTTTGAAGCGGATTGATTTCCCGGGGTTCATTCCCGGTCATGAGCTGGCTGAGCTGTATCGCAAGAGCCGGGTGTTTGTCAGTGTGCCGCGTTCGGATGCCACCAGTATCAGTCTGCTGGAGGCCATGGGTCATGGTTGTTTGCCGGTGTTGTCCAATCTGCCGGCGAATGGCGAGTGGATCATCGATGGCCTGAACGGGCGGATTGCCGAGGATATGCGCTGTCTGTCTGACAGTCTGCTGGCCGCCATGCAGGAGGCCAGCGATGATCAGCGCCTGCAGTTCATTGCGGACATCAATCGTCAGCTGGTGGCGCAGAAGGCTTTGCATGCCGACAATATGCGCCGCTTTGCCGCGCTGTATGCCCGTACTCTCAAGGACGGCCCTCGGCCGCTGAAGAAAAAGCAATGA
- a CDS encoding glycosyltransferase family 4 protein, which produces MRILYLNHYAGSPKHGMEYRPYYLSREWLKSGDKVNILAASYSHLRQNNPKDLPGLFGEEEIDGIIYSWYATPKYSGNGIGRVLNIFVYLFQVWNMSRFFVNKWTPDVVIASSTYPLDIYPARFIAKHAKARLIFEVHDLWPLTPVEVGGMSPRHPWIWLLQKAENFAYRVSDAVVSMLPCAKEHMVEHGMAPEKFHYVPNGIVVSEWESATQSLPEVHLAKIEQLKAQGHFLVGYAGGHGLANALQELLKAADWLRDEPVSFVLVGDGPDKLALEQMARELGLGNVHFLPPVAKAAVPALLAHMDALFIGWRKLPIYRFGINPNKLFDYMMSARPVIHSVEAGNDIVREAQAGLSVAAEDPAAIAAAVRQLMAMDPAERQRLGENGKRYVLDNHDYSVLAKRFQKLFKRSKAS; this is translated from the coding sequence ATGCGTATTCTTTATCTGAACCATTATGCCGGCTCGCCGAAACATGGCATGGAGTATCGGCCGTATTACCTGTCGCGCGAGTGGCTGAAGAGCGGGGACAAGGTCAATATCCTGGCCGCCAGTTATTCGCATCTGCGGCAAAACAACCCGAAGGATCTGCCGGGTCTGTTCGGCGAAGAAGAAATCGACGGCATCATTTACTCCTGGTACGCCACGCCCAAGTATTCGGGTAATGGTATCGGCCGGGTGCTGAATATTTTTGTCTATCTGTTCCAGGTCTGGAACATGAGCCGCTTCTTCGTCAACAAGTGGACGCCGGATGTGGTGATCGCTTCCAGTACGTATCCGCTGGATATTTACCCGGCACGGTTCATTGCCAAGCATGCCAAGGCCCGGCTGATTTTTGAGGTGCATGACCTGTGGCCGCTGACGCCGGTCGAGGTGGGCGGGATGTCGCCGCGTCACCCCTGGATCTGGTTGCTGCAGAAGGCGGAGAATTTTGCTTACCGCGTTTCTGATGCGGTGGTGTCGATGTTGCCTTGTGCCAAGGAGCACATGGTCGAGCACGGCATGGCGCCGGAGAAGTTCCACTATGTGCCGAACGGCATTGTGGTCTCGGAGTGGGAGAGTGCGACGCAGTCGCTGCCGGAGGTGCATCTGGCCAAGATCGAGCAGTTGAAGGCGCAAGGCCATTTCCTGGTCGGCTATGCGGGTGGCCATGGCCTGGCGAATGCTCTGCAGGAGCTGTTGAAGGCGGCTGACTGGCTGCGTGATGAGCCGGTGTCTTTTGTGCTGGTCGGCGATGGTCCGGACAAGCTGGCGCTGGAGCAGATGGCGCGCGAACTGGGCCTGGGCAATGTGCATTTCCTGCCGCCGGTGGCCAAGGCCGCGGTGCCGGCTTTGCTGGCTCATATGGATGCGTTGTTTATCGGCTGGCGCAAATTGCCGATCTATCGTTTCGGGATTAACCCGAACAAGTTGTTTGATTACATGATGTCGGCACGGCCGGTGATTCATTCGGTCGAGGCCGGTAATGACATTGTGCGCGAGGCGCAGGCCGGTTTGTCGGTGGCCGCCGAAGATCCGGCGGCGATTGCCGCGGCGGTGCGCCAGTTGATGGCGATGGACCCCGCCGAGCGTCAGCGCCTGGGCGAGAACGGCAAGCGCTATGTCCTCGACAATCATGATTACAGTGTGCTGGCCAAGCGCTTCCAGAAGTTGTTCAAGCGCAGCAAGGCTTCGTGA
- a CDS encoding DegT/DnrJ/EryC1/StrS aminotransferase family protein: protein MSEKFLPFALPEIGEEEINEVVDALRSGWVTTGPKTRQFEADFAAFIGEDVEAIAVNSATSGLHLALEAVGVGPGDEVIVPTYTFTTTAEVVRYLGAHPVLVDVDPQTLNIDPQAIRRAITDKTRAIVPVHFAGLACEMDEIIAIAREHGLKVVEDAAHSLPTSYKGKLIGTLDTDATVFSFYANKTMTTGEGGMVVSKHPELIKRCKVMRLHGISRDAFDRYTSKAPAWFYEVIEPGFKYNMPDISAAIGIHQLKKLRRFHLARMDMAERYDIELAELPLILPAKPLAGDAHAWHLYPVRLKPEAGIERGEFIQRMADLGIGCSVHFIPLHLHPVWRDSYQLTPAQFPNAQKAYEGEVSLPLYTRMTDEDQTRVIAAIRQILGA from the coding sequence ATGAGCGAGAAATTTTTGCCTTTTGCCCTGCCGGAAATCGGTGAGGAAGAGATCAATGAAGTGGTGGATGCGCTGCGTTCGGGCTGGGTGACGACCGGACCGAAGACCAGGCAGTTCGAGGCGGATTTTGCGGCCTTCATCGGCGAGGATGTGGAGGCGATTGCCGTGAACTCGGCGACGTCCGGCCTGCATCTGGCGCTGGAAGCGGTGGGGGTCGGTCCGGGCGACGAGGTGATCGTGCCGACTTATACCTTTACCACGACGGCGGAAGTGGTGCGTTATCTGGGCGCGCATCCGGTGCTGGTGGATGTCGATCCGCAGACGCTGAATATTGATCCGCAGGCCATTCGTCGCGCCATTACCGACAAGACCCGGGCCATCGTGCCGGTGCATTTTGCCGGTCTGGCCTGCGAGATGGACGAGATCATCGCCATTGCCCGCGAGCATGGCCTCAAGGTGGTGGAGGATGCCGCGCATTCTCTGCCGACCAGCTATAAGGGCAAGCTGATTGGCACGCTGGATACGGATGCCACGGTGTTCAGCTTTTATGCCAACAAAACCATGACGACCGGTGAGGGCGGCATGGTGGTTTCGAAGCATCCGGAGCTGATCAAGCGTTGCAAGGTCATGCGCCTGCACGGGATCAGTCGTGATGCCTTTGATCGCTATACCTCGAAGGCGCCGGCCTGGTTCTATGAGGTGATTGAGCCCGGTTTCAAGTACAACATGCCGGATATTTCGGCGGCGATCGGCATTCACCAGCTGAAGAAGCTGCGCCGTTTCCACCTGGCGCGCATGGATATGGCCGAGCGTTACGATATTGAGCTGGCCGAGCTGCCGCTGATTCTGCCGGCCAAGCCGCTGGCCGGTGATGCCCATGCCTGGCATCTGTATCCGGTCCGCCTGAAGCCGGAGGCGGGCATCGAGCGTGGCGAGTTCATCCAGCGCATGGCCGATCTGGGCATCGGTTGCTCGGTGCATTTCATCCCCTTGCATCTGCATCCGGTCTGGCGCGACAGCTACCAGCTGACGCCGGCGCAGTTCCCGAATGCGCAGAAGGCGTATGAGGGTGAGGTGTCCCTGCCGCTGTATACCCGCATGACGGATGAAGATCAGACGCGGGTGATTGCGGCTATTCGCCAGATTCTGGGTGCCTGA
- a CDS encoding glycosyltransferase family 4 protein produces MRIAHLTSAHPRHDIRIFIKECGTLARGGHEVSLIVADGLGEEVRDGVRIHDVGARTGGRLARMTRTVDRVIQAALRLRPDVAHFHDPELMLAALKLKKAGIRVVYDVHEDLPRQLLAKHWIPGMLRPLTSRVFEVLENRVASRFDAIVTSTPHIRTRFARVNARAVDVCNYPILSELVRETPWESRHNEVCYLGGITRIRGIGPIVAAMPDVPARLNLAGIWGEAGLKDELMASAGWSRVNDLGVLDRQGVAGVLARSKVGLVTLFPTPNYVDALPIKLFEYMAAGIPVVASDFPVWRAIVEDAGCGLLVDPQDPAAIAAAMNTLLADDQRAAAMGASGQRAVLAKYSWQAEGEKLLALYDQLA; encoded by the coding sequence ATGAGAATCGCCCATCTGACCAGTGCGCATCCGCGTCACGACATTCGAATTTTCATCAAGGAGTGCGGTACGCTGGCGCGCGGCGGCCATGAGGTGTCGCTGATCGTGGCCGATGGTCTGGGGGAAGAGGTGCGCGACGGGGTGCGCATTCATGATGTCGGCGCCAGGACCGGCGGTCGTCTGGCGCGCATGACCCGGACGGTGGATCGGGTGATCCAGGCGGCGTTGCGTCTGCGTCCGGATGTGGCGCATTTCCATGACCCGGAGCTGATGCTGGCGGCGCTGAAGCTGAAAAAGGCGGGTATCCGGGTGGTCTACGATGTGCATGAAGATTTGCCGCGCCAGTTGCTGGCCAAGCACTGGATTCCGGGTATGTTGCGTCCGCTGACTTCCCGGGTGTTCGAGGTGCTGGAGAACCGGGTGGCCAGCCGCTTTGATGCGATCGTCACGTCGACGCCGCATATCCGCACGCGTTTTGCCCGGGTCAACGCCCGCGCGGTGGATGTCTGCAATTATCCCATTCTGAGCGAGCTGGTGCGCGAGACGCCCTGGGAGAGCCGGCACAATGAGGTGTGTTATCTCGGCGGGATTACCCGCATTCGCGGGATTGGCCCGATTGTGGCGGCGATGCCGGATGTGCCGGCCAGGCTGAATCTGGCCGGGATCTGGGGCGAGGCCGGGCTCAAGGATGAGCTGATGGCGTCGGCGGGCTGGAGCCGGGTGAATGATTTGGGCGTGCTGGATCGCCAGGGGGTGGCCGGGGTGCTGGCGCGCAGCAAGGTGGGTCTGGTGACGCTGTTCCCGACGCCGAATTATGTTGATGCCTTGCCGATCAAGTTGTTTGAGTATATGGCGGCCGGTATCCCGGTGGTGGCGTCGGATTTTCCGGTCTGGCGCGCCATTGTGGAAGATGCCGGTTGTGGTTTGCTGGTCGATCCGCAGGATCCGGCCGCGATTGCTGCTGCCATGAATACGCTGCTGGCCGACGATCAGCGTGCGGCGGCGATGGGCGCCAGTGGCCAGCGGGCGGTGCTGGCCAAGTACAGCTGGCAGGCAGAAGGCGAAAAGTTGCTGGCACTTTACGACCAGTTGGCATGA
- a CDS encoding acyltransferase: MSECQFHETAIIDAGAQVGAGTRVWHWTHICAGARIGERCSFGQNVFVGNDVIVGNNVKVQNNVSIYDAVTLEDDVFCGPSMVFTNVNNPRSHVSRKHEYRRTVVKRGATIGANATVVCGHTIGEFAFIGAGSVVTRDVPAYALMVGTPARRLGWMCQCGERLPTQIGEHACPVCAQRYDIGGNHCTPLA; this comes from the coding sequence ATGAGCGAATGCCAGTTCCATGAAACCGCCATCATCGATGCCGGCGCCCAGGTGGGGGCCGGTACCCGGGTCTGGCACTGGACGCATATTTGCGCCGGTGCCCGTATCGGTGAGCGTTGTTCGTTCGGGCAGAATGTGTTTGTCGGCAATGATGTGATTGTCGGCAATAACGTCAAGGTGCAGAACAATGTGTCGATCTACGATGCGGTGACGCTGGAGGACGATGTGTTCTGCGGTCCGAGCATGGTGTTCACTAATGTGAATAATCCGCGCAGTCACGTCTCGCGCAAGCATGAGTACCGCCGCACGGTGGTGAAGCGTGGTGCCACGATCGGGGCCAATGCCACGGTGGTGTGTGGTCATACGATCGGCGAGTTTGCCTTTATCGGTGCCGGCAGTGTGGTGACGCGCGATGTGCCGGCTTATGCGCTGATGGTGGGGACGCCGGCTCGTCGGCTGGGCTGGATGTGCCAGTGCGGCGAGCGCTTGCCGACCCAGATTGGCGAGCATGCCTGCCCGGTATGCGCGCAACGTTATGATATCGGCGGCAATCACTGCACGCCGCTGGCCTGA
- a CDS encoding lipopolysaccharide biosynthesis protein yields MPSAKARAASLLASCRRFTSSGFVRHIATLATGAALAQVIPLLVQPVLTRLYTPHAFGVLSLYVALMSNLAVLATARYELAIVLPAEEKRASNLMALSMLFATTLATLVLLAQLFGVNHWLLRLMGGATSEHDFSFWLYLLPLSLWLAGMMQAWTNWNNRHSRYQANASGRMSQSVGMSLTQLVGGVLHAGPGGLILGQFAGQVSSLLAQAWLDIKQRFRWLHEVDRYTMVLVAREYSEFPKVNTPHAFVTALQDSLTLSLLGTLSGTATVGYYGMMMRLLKLPAALIGQAVAQVAYRELAEARNAGRPLRPIIKRMAVALGGMALVPFLVIQLAGEPLFGLVLGQAWRTAGRYAEAMSPFILFHFVASPLAMVPLVIERQRTAFMLSLVQTVLFVGALWSGFHFWGDPVCAFTLVSWVMVGYFIFYFTWLYHAANK; encoded by the coding sequence GTGCCATCGGCTAAGGCCCGGGCGGCCTCGCTGCTGGCTTCGTGCCGGCGTTTCACCAGTTCGGGGTTTGTGCGCCACATCGCCACGCTGGCGACGGGCGCCGCCCTGGCGCAGGTGATTCCGCTGTTGGTGCAGCCTGTGTTGACGCGCCTGTACACGCCGCATGCTTTCGGTGTGTTGTCGCTGTATGTGGCGCTGATGTCGAATCTGGCGGTGCTGGCCACCGCCCGCTATGAATTGGCCATCGTGTTGCCGGCAGAGGAGAAGCGCGCCAGCAATCTGATGGCCTTGTCCATGTTGTTTGCCACGACGCTGGCGACGCTGGTGCTGCTGGCTCAGCTGTTCGGTGTCAATCACTGGCTGCTCCGGCTGATGGGCGGGGCCACCAGTGAGCATGACTTTTCTTTCTGGCTCTATCTGCTGCCCTTGTCTTTGTGGCTGGCCGGCATGATGCAGGCCTGGACCAACTGGAACAATCGTCACAGTCGTTATCAGGCGAACGCTTCGGGGCGGATGAGTCAGTCTGTCGGCATGTCGCTGACGCAGCTGGTGGGCGGGGTGCTGCATGCCGGGCCGGGCGGCTTGATTCTGGGGCAGTTTGCCGGTCAGGTTTCGTCGCTGCTGGCGCAGGCCTGGCTGGATATCAAGCAGCGGTTCCGCTGGCTGCATGAGGTGGATCGCTACACGATGGTCCTGGTGGCCCGCGAGTATTCGGAGTTTCCCAAGGTCAATACACCGCATGCGTTTGTCACGGCCTTGCAGGATTCACTGACGCTGTCTTTGCTGGGGACGCTGTCAGGGACGGCGACGGTGGGTTACTACGGGATGATGATGCGCCTGTTGAAGCTGCCGGCGGCGCTGATCGGGCAGGCGGTGGCGCAGGTGGCTTATCGTGAGTTGGCCGAGGCGCGTAATGCCGGTCGTCCGTTGCGTCCGATCATCAAGCGGATGGCGGTGGCGTTGGGCGGGATGGCGCTGGTGCCGTTTCTGGTGATTCAGCTGGCGGGTGAGCCGCTGTTCGGGCTGGTGCTCGGCCAGGCCTGGCGTACGGCCGGGCGCTATGCGGAGGCGATGTCGCCATTTATTTTGTTTCATTTTGTTGCCTCGCCGCTGGCCATGGTGCCTTTGGTGATTGAGCGCCAACGCACGGCGTTTATGCTTTCGCTGGTGCAGACGGTGCTTTTCGTCGGTGCTTTGTGGAGTGGTTTCCATTTTTGGGGTGATCCGGTCTGCGCATTCACACTGGTTTCCTGGGTGATGGTCGGGTATTTTATTTTCTATTTCACTTGGCTATATCACGCAGCTAATAAATGA
- a CDS encoding sugar transferase produces MTSVAGCGAPGSDRVKRAFDLLAAGTGLLLLSPVLLLLALWIRLDSPGPVFFRQERVGRYGVPFRIHKFRTMRVDAERHGQLTVGADGRVTRAGRLLRKTKLDELPQLLDVVSGRMSLVGPRPEVPRYVACYPAPLRDKVLALRPGITDWASIRMIDENEILGAAEDPERAYIEQVLPEKLAYYASYADTHTLPGDIRIILATLLKIVSR; encoded by the coding sequence ATGACGTCTGTTGCCGGATGCGGCGCGCCTGGCTCGGATCGGGTCAAGCGCGCTTTTGACTTGCTGGCGGCCGGAACCGGCCTGCTGCTGTTGTCGCCTGTCTTGCTGCTGCTGGCGCTGTGGATCCGGCTGGATTCGCCGGGGCCGGTGTTTTTCCGCCAGGAGCGGGTCGGACGCTACGGTGTGCCGTTCCGTATCCACAAGTTCCGTACCATGCGGGTGGATGCCGAGCGGCATGGCCAGTTGACGGTCGGCGCGGATGGTCGGGTGACCCGTGCCGGACGCCTGTTGCGCAAAACCAAGCTGGACGAGTTGCCGCAACTGCTTGATGTGGTGTCTGGGCGCATGAGTCTGGTCGGTCCCCGCCCGGAGGTGCCGCGTTATGTGGCCTGCTATCCGGCGCCTCTGCGCGACAAGGTGCTGGCCTTGCGTCCCGGCATTACGGACTGGGCGTCGATCCGCATGATTGATGAAAACGAGATCCTGGGCGCTGCCGAAGATCCGGAGCGGGCGTATATCGAACAGGTGCTGCCGGAGAAACTGGCCTATTATGCGAGCTACGCCGACACCCATACCTTGCCTGGCGACATTCGCATCATTCTTGCCACCTTGCTGAAGATCGTCTCACGTTGA
- a CDS encoding acyltransferase, which translates to MILTKLLTSLRFRLSAWIRPRMVYGFRRHDGVFLPRTRLSNLTRVEHVHRLDIGDNVYIGHFNFVDASGGLTVGEGCQITNYVSILTHSSHIAIRLYGRHYLDHKQHAGYLRKSSEIGRYSFIGPHSVLMPGVRLGRGSLVSAYSFVAAGDYPDYAILAGNPAQVVGDTREMDQEWLASDPALRAMYEEWSRD; encoded by the coding sequence ATGATTCTGACAAAACTTCTGACCAGTCTGCGTTTTCGCCTCTCTGCGTGGATCCGACCGCGCATGGTCTATGGCTTTCGTCGCCATGACGGGGTGTTTCTGCCGCGCACCCGTTTGTCCAACCTGACCCGGGTGGAGCATGTTCATCGTCTGGATATCGGCGATAACGTGTATATCGGCCATTTCAACTTTGTGGATGCCTCGGGCGGTCTGACCGTCGGCGAGGGCTGCCAGATTACCAATTACGTGTCGATTCTGACGCATTCGAGTCATATCGCCATTCGTCTGTATGGTCGTCATTATCTGGACCATAAGCAGCATGCGGGTTATTTGCGCAAGTCGTCTGAAATCGGGCGCTACAGCTTTATCGGTCCGCATTCGGTGCTGATGCCGGGGGTTCGTCTGGGCCGGGGCTCGCTGGTCTCGGCTTATAGTTTTGTCGCCGCGGGGGATTATCCCGACTATGCGATTCTGGCGGGTAACCCGGCTCAGGTGGTCGGTGATACGCGCGAGATGGATCAGGAGTGGCTGGCGTCGGATCCGGCGTTGCGGGCGATGTATGAGGAGTGGAGTCGTGACTGA